The following are from one region of the Candidatus Edwardsbacteria bacterium genome:
- a CDS encoding thymidine kinase — translation MQQGQIEVICGCMFSGKTEELIRRLKRASYARQKVQIFKHSFDTRYDELCITTHYGLKLPTVTCLTAGDIIGAVDNKIQVVGIDEVQFYGEDIIPAIEEIAHQDIRVIISGLDMDFRGEPFGPMPQLLTLAEKVDKLSAICSICGEPATRTQRLLDGHPAPYDSEVVSVGSAEKYEARCRKCHVVPNKPGKQQFSMSPQIEI, via the coding sequence ATGCAACAGGGACAAATCGAGGTCATCTGTGGATGCATGTTCAGCGGTAAGACCGAGGAGCTGATCCGCCGGTTAAAACGGGCCAGCTATGCCAGGCAGAAAGTGCAGATATTCAAGCATTCATTCGATACCCGGTACGATGAGTTGTGCATAACCACCCATTACGGCTTAAAACTTCCCACCGTCACCTGCCTGACCGCCGGCGATATCATAGGCGCAGTGGATAATAAAATTCAGGTGGTGGGCATAGACGAGGTGCAATTTTACGGGGAAGATATAATTCCGGCCATCGAGGAGATAGCCCACCAGGATATCCGGGTGATAATCTCCGGGCTGGATATGGATTTCCGGGGAGAGCCCTTCGGGCCGATGCCGCAGCTGTTGACCCTGGCCGAAAAGGTGGACAAGCTATCCGCCATCTGTTCAATATGCGGCGAGCCCGCCACCCGCACCCAGCGTCTGCTGGACGGCCATCCGGCGCCCTATGACAGCGAGGTGGTCTCGGTGGGGTCCGCCGAGAAATACGAGGCCCGCTGCCGCAAATGCCACGTGGTGCCCAATAAGCCCGGCAAACAGCAGTTTAGCATGTCGCCCCAGATTGAGATATAA
- the rdgB gene encoding RdgB/HAM1 family non-canonical purine NTP pyrophosphatase codes for MEILIATRNNDKVREISEILDLSDTRFVGLDGFPDCPEAEETGRTFDDNALIKASQAAYYSGLWALADDSGLVIDALDGQPGILSARFAGPEADSRDNLMKVLKLMKQVPAEKRTARFICVLCLVGNNNRAFFTRGEIEGMITTNPLGSNGFGYDPIFLPAGFAKTFAQLDPPEKNRISHRSRALKKMRALINGLTSPGSPKT; via the coding sequence ATGGAGATTTTGATCGCCACCAGAAACAATGACAAGGTCCGGGAGATCTCGGAGATATTGGATCTGTCCGACACCCGCTTCGTTGGATTGGACGGCTTTCCCGACTGCCCTGAGGCCGAGGAGACCGGCCGGACCTTCGATGACAATGCCCTGATCAAAGCCAGCCAGGCGGCTTATTACAGCGGCCTTTGGGCCCTGGCCGACGATTCCGGCCTGGTGATAGATGCTCTGGATGGCCAGCCCGGAATCCTTTCCGCCCGTTTTGCCGGGCCGGAGGCCGATTCCCGGGACAACTTGATGAAAGTGCTGAAGCTGATGAAACAGGTCCCGGCCGAAAAAAGGACTGCCCGCTTTATCTGTGTCCTGTGCCTGGTGGGGAACAATAACCGGGCTTTTTTTACCCGGGGCGAGATCGAAGGGATGATAACCACAAACCCCCTCGGCAGCAACGGTTTTGGCTACGACCCCATTTTCCTTCCGGCCGGGTTTGCCAAGACCTTTGCCCAGCTGGACCCCCCGGAAAAGAACCGGATCAGCCACCGCTCCCGGGCCTTGAAAAAGATGCGGGCGTTGATCAACGGCTTGACCTCCCCGGGCTCGCCTAAAACTTAG
- a CDS encoding tetratricopeptide repeat protein: MQWREWRQRSLDYQHQGMPEEALAAAESSLIRSRALGLDLPVVGAYWGDITRQALKDKDWEGAQKYSRLALLADQYSFKNNIYHFQANCHISGVASALGQFIQTINGYRQDFRYRYRALWLGIFGLSLALMAGGLFFLLLLAVKYLPYLFHLLSDLLPKSWPYFGRIFLITSVGVGLLIIIAGFSLALAVILPAGAAIAMGRTREKVVFWITMALIGCSAAGFNLVHQFFKVSDQGRVEALAVANTSEWNNGLVQDLAAQQQLDPSDLKPIYALSLMEKNRGKLDRAQAYLTAIIEASGNNPAALNNLGNIYYFKGQFDSAASFYRLAIEADQDLAEAHYNLGQVHFKAIDFTRAREELERAASLAPARMESRSRGSGGNMVMDAQLGLELLWPEVWRGWKPLASLDATEFTSLTQLNLWLSLWAWLGLVALITIWLILVKDSLTVRNCWLCGRYICDRCQSPAQDGNQYCQECHNQVFSIQSQELQQKAAEVLSRQAVKRKRMISGPANFFLPGSSYVMGGSVIKGLLLSLSLGMLYAGLMLFISPWIAARLDFPAADGFYWAAAGILAGLYLISWAGYLHLFRNQGASDAA; the protein is encoded by the coding sequence ATGCAATGGCGGGAGTGGCGGCAAAGAAGCCTGGACTACCAGCATCAAGGGATGCCGGAGGAGGCCTTGGCCGCCGCCGAGTCCTCATTAATCCGTAGCCGGGCGCTGGGATTGGACCTTCCCGTGGTCGGGGCCTATTGGGGAGATATAACCCGCCAGGCCCTGAAGGATAAGGACTGGGAAGGGGCGCAAAAATATTCCCGGCTGGCCCTGTTGGCCGATCAGTACTCCTTTAAAAACAATATCTACCATTTCCAGGCCAACTGCCACATTAGCGGAGTGGCATCGGCCCTGGGGCAGTTCATCCAGACCATCAACGGCTACCGGCAGGATTTCCGCTATAGATACAGGGCATTATGGCTGGGGATATTTGGACTCTCGCTGGCCCTGATGGCGGGAGGCCTGTTCTTCCTGCTGTTGCTGGCGGTAAAATACCTTCCCTACCTGTTTCACCTGCTCTCCGACCTGCTCCCTAAAAGTTGGCCTTATTTCGGGCGGATATTCCTGATTACGTCAGTGGGCGTCGGCTTATTGATTATCATAGCCGGATTCAGTCTGGCCCTGGCCGTGATCCTCCCGGCCGGAGCTGCCATCGCCATGGGAAGGACCCGGGAGAAGGTGGTCTTCTGGATAACCATGGCCCTGATCGGCTGTTCGGCGGCCGGCTTCAATCTGGTTCACCAGTTCTTCAAAGTCAGCGATCAGGGGCGGGTTGAAGCCTTGGCGGTTGCCAATACCTCGGAGTGGAACAACGGGCTGGTTCAGGACCTGGCCGCTCAGCAGCAGTTGGATCCTTCGGACCTGAAACCGATATACGCCCTCTCTCTGATGGAGAAGAACCGGGGGAAACTTGACCGGGCCCAGGCTTATCTGACGGCCATTATCGAAGCATCGGGGAACAATCCCGCCGCCCTGAATAATCTGGGGAATATTTATTATTTCAAGGGGCAGTTCGACAGCGCGGCCTCGTTTTACCGCCTAGCCATCGAAGCCGACCAGGATCTGGCGGAGGCCCATTACAACCTGGGGCAGGTGCATTTCAAGGCCATCGATTTCACCCGGGCCCGGGAGGAACTGGAGAGGGCCGCCTCGCTGGCCCCGGCCAGAATGGAAAGCCGGAGCCGGGGGTCGGGCGGCAATATGGTGATGGATGCCCAGCTTGGCTTGGAACTGCTGTGGCCGGAAGTATGGAGGGGATGGAAGCCGTTGGCTTCCTTAGATGCGACGGAGTTCACCAGCCTCACCCAGCTGAATCTCTGGCTGTCTTTATGGGCCTGGCTGGGGCTGGTGGCTCTGATCACCATATGGCTGATCCTGGTAAAGGATAGCCTAACGGTCCGCAACTGCTGGCTATGCGGACGATATATCTGCGACCGATGCCAATCCCCGGCCCAGGACGGAAACCAATATTGTCAGGAATGCCATAACCAGGTGTTTTCCATCCAGTCGCAGGAGCTGCAGCAAAAGGCGGCGGAGGTGCTCTCCCGACAGGCTGTGAAGAGGAAGCGGATGATCTCCGGACCGGCAAACTTTTTCCTGCCGGGCTCCTCGTATGTGATGGGGGGAAGCGTCATAAAGGGATTGCTTCTTTCCCTCTCCCTGGGAATGCTGTATGCCGGCCTGATGTTGTTCATCTCTCCCTGGATAGCGGCCCGGCTGGATTTTCCGGCGGCGGATGGTTTTTATTGGGCCGCCGCAGGCATCCTGGCGGGATTATATCTCATCTCCTGGGCGGGCTATCTTCATCTGTTCAGAAACCAAGGAGCATCAGATGCCGCTTGA
- a CDS encoding DUF4388 domain-containing protein, whose protein sequence is MPLEGNVKEFGLADVLQFIAGNQKAGVLQLTSKNDKASIAFDHGKITGAVYGRQGRQDQLQNYLLRSKKVQQAKLESILKIQVDTGIPLGELLLKEGLMAQEEIDDLVIFKIQEVLDEVFTWSDARYKFNPEERLYQNSRSQVAVPAESLLLETLRRKDEWPAIAKALPSDGVILKKIQDTVTGLEISTDIQQIFEMIDGSRTISQMIGDTYLGRFRTFNAVYNLLMSGTVEIIHTPEPEAKVAERQAKKTASAAGKIITAAAVLLGLAVLGGAGLGAHRIYLLTAKKNNLIQREAIRARMGWLKNRIDVYYMLNGSYPAILGDITNDRKIISSFDYHRNEEEAGYRLEARQ, encoded by the coding sequence ATGCCGCTTGAAGGTAATGTAAAAGAATTCGGCCTGGCGGATGTCCTGCAGTTCATCGCCGGCAACCAGAAAGCCGGGGTGCTCCAGCTGACATCAAAAAACGACAAAGCCTCCATCGCCTTCGATCATGGTAAGATCACCGGGGCGGTGTACGGCCGTCAGGGCCGTCAGGACCAGCTGCAGAACTATCTGCTGAGGTCAAAAAAGGTGCAGCAGGCAAAGCTGGAATCCATCCTGAAGATACAGGTCGATACCGGGATCCCACTGGGGGAACTGCTTCTGAAGGAGGGGCTGATGGCCCAGGAGGAGATAGACGACTTGGTGATCTTCAAGATCCAGGAGGTGCTGGACGAGGTCTTCACCTGGAGCGATGCCCGTTACAAGTTCAATCCCGAGGAGAGACTGTATCAGAACAGCCGCTCCCAGGTGGCCGTTCCGGCCGAATCGTTGCTGCTGGAAACTTTAAGGCGCAAGGATGAATGGCCGGCCATTGCCAAGGCCCTGCCCTCCGACGGCGTCATCCTGAAAAAGATCCAGGATACCGTCACCGGCCTTGAGATCTCAACCGATATTCAGCAGATATTCGAAATGATAGACGGCTCCAGGACCATCAGCCAGATGATAGGGGATACCTATCTGGGCCGTTTCCGGACCTTCAATGCGGTCTATAATCTGCTGATGTCGGGAACGGTGGAGATAATCCATACCCCGGAGCCAGAGGCAAAGGTGGCCGAAAGGCAGGCTAAGAAAACGGCCAGCGCAGCCGGTAAGATCATAACAGCGGCAGCGGTACTGCTGGGATTGGCGGTTTTGGGCGGGGCGGGCTTGGGGGCCCACCGGATCTATCTGCTGACAGCAAAAAAAAATAACCTGATACAGCGGGAGGCTATCAGGGCCAGGATGGGTTGGCTGAAAAACAGGATCGATGTTTATTACATGCTTAACGGCAGTTATCCGGCCATTCTTGGCGATATAACCAACGACCGGAAAATCATTTCTTCATTCGACTACCATAGAAATGAAGAGGAGGCCGGTTATCGGCTGGAGGCCAGGCAGTAG
- a CDS encoding FAD-dependent oxidoreductase — translation MELSSLSFSLSQAPQVAFPLARAGKDYQLAIMGGGPAGLTAAVYAARKRTDTVLITSDLGGQVLWTSGVENYPGFQYIKGQELIEKFKSQVAQFPIDVSLGFKIISVEPLTQGYKLSLEDGSHFTARSLIIATGKKYRNLNVPGEKELIGKGVAFCATCDAPLFGGKTVAVVGGGNSALTAAQDLMSYAEKIFIINISSEMQGDPVLLEPLKASGKIEFIMEHKVTEILGKDSVIGIRVSSTDDVKQRKIELSGVFVEIGLIPNSDLFKGLVDMNQRGEIMVDCACRTSQAGVFAAGDVTTVPEKQIVVAAGEGAKAALSAYEWLARN, via the coding sequence ATGGAACTATCATCCCTGTCGTTCTCTTTGAGTCAGGCTCCCCAGGTCGCTTTTCCCCTAGCCAGGGCTGGCAAGGACTATCAACTGGCCATCATGGGCGGCGGTCCGGCCGGCCTGACCGCGGCGGTCTATGCCGCCCGCAAGAGGACCGATACGGTGCTGATCACCAGCGATCTGGGCGGGCAGGTGCTGTGGACCTCGGGCGTGGAGAATTATCCCGGCTTCCAGTATATTAAGGGCCAGGAGCTGATCGAGAAGTTCAAATCTCAGGTGGCCCAGTTCCCCATCGATGTTTCCCTGGGGTTTAAGATCATTTCGGTCGAGCCGCTTACCCAGGGATATAAGCTCTCCTTGGAGGACGGCTCGCATTTTACCGCCCGGTCGTTGATAATCGCCACCGGGAAGAAGTACCGCAATCTTAACGTCCCCGGCGAGAAGGAGCTGATCGGCAAGGGCGTGGCCTTCTGCGCCACCTGCGACGCCCCCCTGTTCGGTGGCAAAACGGTGGCGGTGGTGGGTGGTGGGAATTCCGCCCTGACCGCGGCCCAGGACCTTATGAGCTACGCCGAGAAAATATTTATTATAAACATCTCTTCGGAGATGCAGGGCGATCCTGTCTTATTGGAGCCGCTAAAAGCATCCGGTAAGATTGAGTTTATCATGGAACACAAGGTAACCGAGATATTAGGAAAGGATTCGGTGATTGGAATAAGAGTATCATCGACCGATGATGTAAAGCAACGGAAGATAGAGCTGTCAGGCGTCTTTGTGGAGATAGGATTGATCCCTAATTCCGATCTGTTCAAAGGGCTGGTGGATATGAACCAGCGTGGCGAGATAATGGTGGACTGCGCCTGTCGGACCTCGCAAGCCGGGGTGTTCGCCGCCGGGGATGTCACCACCGTGCCGGAGAAGCAGATAGTGGTGGCGGCCGGGGAGGGGGCCAAGGCGGCGTTGAGTGCCTACGAATGGCTGGCTAGGAATTGA
- a CDS encoding nitronate monooxygenase family protein, with amino-acid sequence MNEMKELKIGDLVIKLPIIQGGMGVGVSLAGLASAVADQGGVGTIATAGIGMFESDFNNNYLEANIRALKKEIKKARRLTKGVLGVNIMVALSNYADLVRTAIEEEIDIIFSGAGLPFNLPEFLKQGSKTKLVPIVSSGRAAAIIAKKWSDKYNYPPDAIVVEGPKAGGHLGFKEEHLDDPRYILENLVPEVIEAIKPYAEKYGRPIPVIAAGGIYTGQDICKFLLMGAAGVQLGTRFVTTTECDASIKFKQAYIDSSQNDVTIIKSPVGMPGRAIRNKFLDDVSRGERKPFTCPHHCIITCDFKNTPYCIALALINAQKGLLDEGFAFAGANAYRATEIMSVKDLMDTLVEEYRQACQN; translated from the coding sequence ATGAATGAAATGAAAGAATTAAAGATAGGCGATCTGGTCATAAAACTTCCCATAATTCAGGGCGGCATGGGGGTGGGTGTTTCCCTGGCCGGCTTGGCTTCCGCGGTGGCCGATCAGGGCGGGGTGGGCACCATTGCTACCGCCGGCATCGGGATGTTCGAATCGGACTTCAACAACAATTACCTGGAAGCGAACATCCGGGCCTTAAAGAAGGAAATTAAAAAAGCCAGAAGGCTTACCAAAGGCGTTCTGGGGGTGAACATCATGGTGGCGCTTTCCAACTATGCTGATCTGGTCAGGACCGCCATAGAGGAGGAGATAGATATCATCTTCTCCGGGGCCGGCCTGCCATTCAACCTGCCGGAGTTCTTAAAGCAGGGTTCCAAAACCAAACTGGTGCCGATCGTCTCCTCCGGCCGGGCGGCGGCCATCATAGCCAAAAAATGGTCCGACAAATACAACTACCCTCCCGATGCCATAGTGGTGGAGGGCCCCAAAGCGGGGGGGCATTTGGGGTTCAAGGAAGAGCATCTGGACGATCCCCGTTATATCCTGGAGAACCTTGTCCCCGAAGTCATCGAGGCTATCAAACCTTATGCCGAAAAATACGGCAGGCCCATTCCGGTGATCGCCGCCGGCGGGATATATACCGGCCAGGATATCTGTAAATTCCTGTTGATGGGAGCTGCCGGTGTCCAGTTGGGCACCCGTTTCGTCACCACGACCGAGTGCGACGCGTCCATAAAATTCAAGCAGGCCTATATCGATTCGAGCCAGAACGATGTGACCATAATCAAAAGTCCGGTGGGAATGCCGGGCCGGGCCATCCGCAACAAATTTCTCGATGATGTCAGCCGGGGGGAGAGAAAGCCTTTCACCTGTCCGCATCATTGCATAATAACCTGCGACTTCAAGAACACCCCGTATTGCATCGCCCTGGCCCTGATAAACGCCCAGAAGGGCCTGTTGGATGAAGGGTTCGCCTTTGCCGGCGCCAACGCCTACCGGGCCACGGAGATCATGTCGGTCAAGGACTTGATGGATACTCTAGTGGAGGAATACCGCCAGGCCTGCCAGAACTGA
- the asnS gene encoding asparagine--tRNA ligase, with protein MKLDFVYISDIGKHLGQEVTLKGWLYNKRSSGKIHFLQIRDGSGVIQGVMVKNEVDAKMFELGDKVSQESSIIVKGMVKEDKRSPSGYELGVTDLRIVQLSLDYPITPKEHGPAFLMEHRHLWMRSSKQHAALRVRDTIEQAIHGYLHKEGFIHTPAPILTPTSCEGTTTLFQTDYFGEPAFLSQSGQMYIEATAAAFGKVYTFTPAFRAEKSKTRRHLTELWMMDAEASYFEHAENMQCQEGMICAIMEKVLSECQGELKTLERDTAPLEKIKAPFPVISYKEAVRLCNEAGVPIEYGEDFGAPHDTAIAGKFDRPVFVDRFPAAIKSFYMQPDQDDPSVVLGSDLYAPEGYGEIIGGSQRIHDLDLLLKKMEEHKVPYEPYKWYVDLRRYGSVPHSGFGIGIERTVSWICGLQHIREAIPFARMLEKIYP; from the coding sequence ATGAAGCTGGATTTCGTCTATATCTCCGACATCGGAAAACACCTGGGGCAGGAGGTCACCCTCAAGGGCTGGCTTTACAACAAGCGGTCCTCGGGCAAGATACATTTTTTGCAGATCCGCGACGGCTCCGGCGTCATCCAGGGGGTGATGGTCAAGAACGAGGTGGATGCCAAGATGTTCGAACTGGGCGACAAGGTAAGCCAGGAATCCTCCATCATCGTCAAGGGAATGGTAAAGGAGGACAAGCGTTCGCCCTCAGGGTACGAATTGGGTGTCACCGATCTCCGGATAGTACAGCTGTCCCTGGATTATCCCATCACCCCCAAGGAACACGGCCCGGCCTTTTTGATGGAGCACCGCCACCTGTGGATGCGCTCGTCCAAACAGCATGCCGCCCTGCGGGTCCGCGACACCATCGAGCAGGCCATTCACGGCTACCTGCATAAAGAGGGCTTCATCCACACCCCGGCCCCGATACTGACCCCCACCTCCTGCGAGGGGACCACCACGCTTTTCCAGACCGATTATTTCGGGGAGCCGGCCTTTCTTTCCCAGTCCGGGCAGATGTACATCGAGGCCACCGCCGCGGCCTTTGGCAAGGTCTACACCTTCACTCCGGCCTTCCGGGCCGAGAAATCCAAGACCCGCCGGCACCTGACCGAGCTATGGATGATGGACGCCGAGGCCAGCTATTTCGAGCATGCCGAGAACATGCAGTGCCAGGAAGGGATGATCTGCGCCATCATGGAGAAGGTGCTGAGCGAGTGCCAGGGCGAGCTGAAGACCCTGGAGCGCGACACCGCGCCGCTGGAGAAGATCAAGGCGCCATTTCCGGTGATCTCATATAAAGAGGCCGTCAGATTATGCAATGAGGCCGGAGTGCCCATCGAATACGGGGAGGATTTCGGGGCGCCGCACGATACCGCCATCGCCGGTAAATTTGACCGTCCGGTGTTCGTGGACCGCTTCCCGGCGGCCATCAAGTCCTTTTACATGCAGCCGGATCAGGATGATCCCTCGGTGGTGCTGGGCTCGGACCTGTACGCCCCGGAGGGCTACGGGGAGATCATCGGCGGCAGCCAGCGGATACACGACCTGGACCTGCTGCTCAAGAAGATGGAGGAGCACAAGGTGCCCTATGAGCCCTACAAGTGGTACGTGGACCTGAGGCGCTACGGCAGCGTGCCGCATTCCGGGTTCGGGATCGGCATAGAGCGGACGGTGAGCTGGATCTGCGGCCTGCAGCATATAAGGGAAGCCATACCGTTTGCCAGGATGCTGGAAAAAATATATCCGTGA
- a CDS encoding CPBP family intramembrane glutamic endopeptidase, protein MKKPTVRNAIYLSIGIIAIGWIQKIFNYISTKPSLPEQLGLKVKLSENLPQASLYIVTVGVLTFLLVWYLLKLTDENFGSLGFNKSKLGRQIFIGLLFGIGIFALDTFLISPVLEYLLPDAAAEGENIRYLFSNLYYIPILLSMAIFKGGFLEEIWRIFVLTRFEKAFKTAGLIFALIFFSAMFGLGHAYQGTSGMISTAILGLLNGLVYLRKRNAMEAVTAHAVFDLIAMTLGFIIYHGK, encoded by the coding sequence ATGAAAAAACCAACGGTCAGGAATGCGATCTATCTGTCTATCGGCATAATCGCCATAGGCTGGATTCAGAAGATCTTCAATTATATCTCCACCAAGCCTTCTTTGCCCGAACAACTGGGCCTGAAGGTCAAACTTAGCGAAAACCTACCACAAGCCTCGCTGTATATCGTTACGGTTGGTGTGCTCACCTTCCTGCTGGTCTGGTATCTGCTTAAACTGACCGATGAAAATTTCGGTTCACTGGGATTTAATAAGAGCAAACTGGGCCGGCAGATATTTATTGGTCTGTTGTTCGGGATCGGCATCTTTGCCCTGGATACTTTTCTGATCAGCCCGGTTCTGGAGTACCTGCTGCCCGACGCCGCGGCCGAAGGCGAGAACATTAGGTATCTGTTCAGCAATTTGTATTACATTCCGATTTTGTTATCCATGGCCATTTTCAAGGGAGGATTTCTGGAGGAGATCTGGCGGATATTCGTTCTGACCAGATTCGAGAAGGCCTTCAAGACCGCCGGCCTGATCTTTGCCCTGATATTTTTCTCGGCAATGTTCGGGCTGGGGCACGCCTATCAAGGAACCTCGGGAATGATATCCACCGCAATTTTAGGTTTGCTTAACGGGTTGGTTTACCTGAGAAAGAGAAATGCAATGGAGGCGGTAACGGCCCATGCCGTTTTCGATTTGATCGCCATGACGTTGGGATTTATCATCTACCATGGGAAGTGA
- a CDS encoding nucleoside kinase, whose product MGHKPIEVLMDGQRLPAKAGEQVHSLFRRYPPNAGKLLAAKINQNLVSLDAILHANCRLTPVFYTDREGLAVYRRTACLILYEAVEELYPEARIIVGQSLANGYYFDFVSDKPIDQEILNNIETRMRQIVSEGRPFVRESISIEEAKEYFDAEGYHDKIKLLTTTRLTEAKLIGCGVFKDIQHGPVTPTTGFIDRFELALYAPGFLLRFPQSKNPERIPDLSPQTKLFNIHKETKEWNKILGVTNVGELNEICLTKEIGNLIRISEGFHEKRIAQIADIITSQRDKVKLVLIAGPSSSGKTTFSKRLMIQLKVNGLRPIALSTDNYFLGRAQTPLGDDGKPDFESLRAVDLELFNQQMTELLNGREVATPIYNFHTGTRDERTVSLKLEANDILLVEGIHGLNQKLTQSVPRENKLKVYISALTQLCLDDHNRIMTSDVRLLRRIVRDRKFRSYSAAHTLQVWPSVQRGEEHNIFPFQEEADVMFNSTLVYEPSVLRMYAERFLLEVPTDDESFGEAYRLLHFVRMFVPVFADEVPHTSILREFIGGSTFEY is encoded by the coding sequence ATGGGGCACAAACCTATCGAAGTTTTAATGGACGGACAGCGTCTGCCGGCCAAGGCCGGGGAGCAGGTCCATAGCTTGTTCAGGCGCTATCCTCCGAACGCCGGAAAATTGCTGGCCGCCAAGATCAACCAGAACCTGGTCAGCCTGGACGCCATATTGCACGCCAATTGCCGTCTGACCCCGGTGTTTTACACCGACCGCGAGGGCCTGGCGGTCTATCGGCGGACGGCCTGTTTGATATTGTATGAGGCGGTGGAGGAGCTTTATCCCGAGGCCCGGATTATCGTGGGCCAGTCGCTGGCCAACGGCTATTATTTTGATTTTGTATCCGATAAGCCCATCGACCAGGAGATATTGAACAACATCGAGACCCGGATGAGACAGATTGTGTCCGAGGGCCGGCCCTTTGTAAGGGAATCCATATCCATCGAAGAGGCCAAGGAATATTTCGACGCCGAGGGCTATCACGACAAGATAAAACTTCTGACCACCACCCGCCTGACCGAGGCCAAGCTTATCGGCTGCGGGGTGTTCAAGGACATCCAGCACGGACCGGTCACGCCCACCACCGGGTTTATCGACCGCTTTGAACTGGCCCTTTACGCCCCCGGTTTTCTGCTGCGCTTTCCCCAATCCAAGAACCCGGAGAGGATCCCCGACCTCTCTCCCCAGACCAAGCTGTTCAATATCCACAAGGAGACCAAGGAATGGAACAAGATCCTAGGGGTCACCAACGTAGGCGAACTTAACGAGATCTGTCTGACCAAGGAGATCGGCAACCTGATCCGGATATCCGAAGGCTTTCATGAAAAGCGCATCGCCCAGATCGCCGACATCATCACCTCCCAGCGTGACAAGGTGAAGCTGGTGCTGATCGCCGGGCCATCCTCCTCAGGCAAAACCACCTTCAGTAAAAGACTGATGATCCAGCTCAAGGTCAACGGCCTGAGGCCCATCGCCCTGTCCACCGACAATTACTTCCTGGGGCGGGCCCAGACCCCGCTGGGCGACGACGGCAAGCCCGATTTCGAATCCCTGCGGGCGGTGGATCTGGAACTGTTCAACCAGCAGATGACCGAACTGCTGAATGGCCGGGAAGTGGCCACCCCGATCTATAATTTCCACACCGGGACCCGGGACGAAAGGACCGTCAGCCTGAAGCTGGAGGCCAACGACATCCTGCTGGTGGAGGGCATTCATGGTTTGAACCAGAAGCTCACCCAGTCGGTGCCCCGGGAGAACAAGCTCAAGGTCTATATCAGCGCCCTGACCCAGCTGTGTCTGGACGACCATAACCGGATCATGACCTCGGATGTCCGGCTGTTGCGGAGGATAGTCCGCGACCGCAAGTTCCGGAGCTACAGCGCCGCCCACACCCTTCAGGTGTGGCCCTCGGTGCAGCGGGGCGAGGAACACAATATTTTTCCCTTCCAGGAGGAGGCCGATGTAATGTTCAATTCCACCTTGGTATACGAGCCATCGGTGCTGAGGATGTATGCCGAGCGTTTTTTGCTGGAGGTACCCACCGACGACGAGAGCTTCGGCGAGGCCTACCGCTTGCTGCATTTTGTAAGGATGTTCGTGCCGGTGTTTGCCGATGAAGTGCCCCACACCTCTATCTTGCGCGAATTCATCGGCGGCAGCACTTTTGAGTATTGA
- the secG gene encoding preprotein translocase subunit SecG → MHTLLLVIHLIACLLLVGVVLMQSGKGGLGSALGGGGETFFGGRGAAPFLTRATTVLAVVFMMTSLSLALISGKDRRAASAIEKAMQQEQKSNQQPVSRPGELPANQIPEAPSGK, encoded by the coding sequence GTGCATACCCTTTTATTGGTGATTCATTTGATAGCCTGCCTGCTGCTGGTCGGCGTGGTGCTGATGCAGAGCGGCAAAGGCGGGCTGGGCAGCGCGCTGGGCGGAGGTGGCGAGACCTTCTTCGGCGGGCGGGGCGCGGCCCCCTTCCTGACCCGGGCCACCACCGTTCTGGCCGTGGTATTCATGATGACCTCGCTGTCGCTGGCACTGATCTCCGGCAAAGACCGGCGGGCTGCCTCGGCCATAGAGAAGGCCATGCAGCAGGAACAGAAATCAAACCAACAGCCTGTAAGCAGGCCGGGCGAACTGCCGGCGAATCAAATCCCGGAAGCTCCCTCCGGCAAATAG